From the Flavobacterium gyeonganense genome, the window GAAAAAAATAAATTTTATTTATTTTTGAATCATTTGTTTTTCAGCCATTCAAACAAACGATTGGCATCTTCAAATTTAAATAATTGTGTTCCTTCGTTCATGGTTGCGGCAGATCCGCAGGCTACTCCCCAACGAATAACTTCTTTCAGGCTTTTATTCAGCGACAATGCCCAAACTATTCCGCCTACCATGCTATCTCCTGCCCCAACAGTACTTTTTTTGGCAACATTAGGTGCCGGCACAAATTCGCATTGATCTTTAGTTACCAATATCGCACCTTGCGGACCAAGTGAAACCACAATAATTTCAGCACCTCCTTTAGCAATGATTTCTTTGGCTGCTTCGTCAACTTGTTCGGTTTCCAAACGTTCAACGCCAACCAGTTTTGCTAATTCACCAACATTAGGCTTAATTAAATAAACACCGGTTTCTAATACTTTTTTCAATGCTTCACCGGAAGTATCAACAATTAATTTTGAGTTTGTTTCCTTCGCAATTTCGGCTACTTTCTGATAAAAATCCGAAGACAGACCTTCATTCAGGCTACCGCTTACTACAAGGTATTTTGGTTTCATCTTCGAAATCGTTCCTAAAAGCTTTTCAACTTCTGAATCGGACAGAACATCTCCTGTAAACCCAAAACGATATTGTGAATTGGTATTATCATCAACTGCAATGAAGTTTTCTCTTGTTGCTGTTTCAGTTTCAATTGTTTCAAAATCAACTTTTTCTTTAGCTACTAAATCTTTCAGCATCTCTCCAACCGGTCCGCCTGATGTAAAAACTGCCAGTGAACTTCCGCGAAGACGGGAAATTGCTTTAGAAACATTTATTCCGCCGCCTCCAGCATCAAACTGAGGCTCTTTGCACCTTATTTTCTGCTCAGCAACCAAACCTGAAAAATGGGTGCTTTTATCTACTGAAGGATTTACTGTAAGGGTAACTATATCAAATGATTTCATGTTTACAATATTAGAATAAGAGTATAAATTAAAACTTCTTTGGAATTTAGCAAAATTAAAAGTGGAAAACATTTTCCGTAAAATACAAAAATAAATCATAAAATACTGACAGTCATATGTTTAAAAAGAAATAATTTCGTAACTTTAAGTAGCACAACTAATAAAATTATGAATCATGAGATTTACTCTACTTCTATTTTTATTATTTTATTCGGCTATATCTTCATCACAAGGAATTATAGTCGACACTACAACCTTGGCTATACCGGAACTGGTTAGACAAGAGTTAATGCAGAATGCCTGTGCCAGTGAAAGCAACTTCAAATTTTCATCTCGGGTGGGGATTGGAAAATTCACCAATACCAATCCTAATTTTCCCATTACACATGGAATTATTATTCGGAATGGGATTGCCAAACATACTGAAGGATCTTATACGGGCTTGAATGAAAGCAGTAGGTTAAATAATAATAATGATCCCGATTTGCAGAATATTAGTAATGAAAACGGACAAATTGTACCCATTACTGATGTGAGTTATCTTCAGTTTGATTTCACCCCTTTGTCGAGTAATTTTAGTTTTGATTTTCTTTTTGCTTCGAATGAATATGGCGAATTTCAATGCGGCTTTAGTGATGTTTTTGCCTTTATCCTCACCGATTTAACTACTGGAATCTCTAAAAATCTTGCTGTAGTACCGGGCACAACAACACCCGTTTCCGTTAAAAATATTCGGGATCAGCAGTATAATTCTGCCTGTTTGTCTGCCAACGCCAATTTATTTGACCGTTATAATGTAACCAATCCCACAGTTTCGGCTATCAATATGAGAGGAGAAACCAAGGTTTTGAAAGCCTCTTCATCAGTAATTCCAAATCGTACATACAGCATAAAACTTGCCATTGGAGATTATAACGACAGTAATTATGATTCGGCAGTTTTTATAAAAGGAGGCAGTTTTATAACGACAATGGATTTAGGTCCTGACAGAATTATTTGCGAGGGAGAAACTATCACACTGCAATCTGGACTTGTGGGCAATTATGATTATGTGTGGACTCTCAACGGAGCTGTAATTCCCGGGGAAACAAGCAGTACTTTAACGCTTAATCAAGCCGGAACATACGGACTTACAGCAACACTTTCAGGCTGTGTTATTAAAGACGAAGTAGTGATTAAAGATTTAGTCATTAAATCTCCCAAAGATTTGATTGCCTGCTACAATACAAACGGCGTCTACCAATACAATTTAACCCAGAATAATGTAGCTGCTTTGGGTATTGACCCAGCTAAATATGCTATTTATTATTTTGATTCTTTAACGTCAGCCAATGCAAACGGTCCGGTGATACCACAAAACCAGTTAAACTCTTTTACAAGTTCCGGAAACCAGACTATTTATATCAAAGCGGTACCTGTAAATAACAATAGTTTTTTCTGTAATAACGTAATCTCTTTCGATTTGCTTGTAACCCCTCCTATCAACATTGTAAAACCTTCTGACATTAGCGTTTGCAACAACATTTCAGGAAGAATTATTGTAGATTTAACTACTCAGGAAAGTACCATACTAAACGGGCAGAACCCTTCGGATTACAAAATCAGATATTACACCAGCCAGGCAGCCGCAAACAGTGCAACGAATAACATAACAGATCCAAAAGCCTTCAACACTTCAACAGCACAAACACCACAAACGATTTGGGTGCGAGTTGAAAACATTTCGAGTTCGGTTTGTTTTGCTACTGTCAATTTTAATATAAACATTTTTTCTCTTCCAACAGTAGATGATATTCCGGATGTAGTAGCCTGCAACAGCTACACTTTACCCCCAATTACATCCGGGGAATATTATACGGGACCAAATGGAACAGGTGCTAAACTGAATTCCGGGGATATTATTACCAAAAGTGGAGCCTACTATATTTTCAACAGATCTGCAGCGAACGGTTGCACCAATGAGACTTCTTTTAATGTAATCCTGATATACGAACTTAGTTTTAAAAAAGAAGCCTGTGGCCAATATACAGTTCCACGTGTAGCCGCAGGTGGCTTCTTTACTGCTACAGGAGGGCAAGGAGACTCTATTCCGGCAGGAACAATTTATACCACAAGTCAGACTATTTATTATTATGCCCAAATCAATGGAACTGTTTGTCGTGATGAAGCTTTATCATTTGTGGTTTATCCTTTGCCTTTAGTGGACAAACCGGGCAATGTGGTCACATGTAACTCCTATACGCTTCCTGCTCTGACAAATGGAAATTATTATACAGCAACAGGAGGTACAGGAACACGTTTAAATGCCGGAACCAATATAACCTCAAGTCAGACAGTGTATGTTTTTGCAAATGACGGAAGATGCACCAATCAACATTCCTTTAAAATAGATATTATAAAATCTTCTGCCTTTGTTCCAATTACAAGATGCGGAAATTATATTTTACCGGCTGTAGCTGTAGGAGGTTATTATACTGCTCCGGCTGGACAGGGTCAAAATATTCCGGCGGGAACCAATATTACCACTTCGCAAACCGTATATTATTATGCCAATACCACAACTTCTCCTAATTGTACCGATAACTTAAAATACGAAATCAACATAAAAACACTGCCATTGGTAGATACACCATCGAATAGACTGGAATGCGACCGTTATGTCCTGCCTCCTTTAGTAAATGGAAAGTATTTTACCAAAACCAACGGCGGAGGAACAGCCTTAAAAGCAGGAGATGTCATCACCACAACACAGACCATTTATATTTATGCAGTTGGCCCTGAGTGTACCAATGAACATAGTTTTGTGGTCGAAATCAGAAAACGTCCTTTGGTCGATAGTTTTACAGATGTGGTTACTTGTACAGCTTTTAAACTTCCTGTATTGAAAAACGGAAAATATTATACTGCAACTGGAGGACTGCACGGCCAGGGAACCCAAATTCCCGAAGGCACGCTCATAAATACCAATCAAACTATTTACATCTATAATGAATGGGTTGATTTTACAAGCTGCAGTAATGAAACTTTTTTCAGGGTGAATTACAACGGAATAGATGTTGGTAATTTTGCTGATGTTAATGCTTGCGACAGCTACACCCTGCCACCGTTGCTATTAGGTAATTATTACCCACAGCCCGGAGGAAAAGGCACAGTTATTCCGGCCGGAACTGTTTTAACAACATCTCAAAGAATATATGTTTATGCCGTTTCAGGAAATCGTTTGACATGCACAAGCGAAAAGAACTTTTTAGTCAGCATTTCAGCAACTCCTGTGCTTACAAGCACTCCTGATGTTACCATTTGTGGAAGTTATACATTACCGCCTTTAGCTATTGGGAATTATTACAGCGGACCAAATGCAACCGGAACACGCTATTTAGCCGGACAGCAAATAACCGCAAGTCAGCAAATGTATATTTACGCCGCAGCGGCAACAAACCCCAATTGTACTGCTCAGGATGATTTTTATATTACAGTGTATCCATTGAAAAATCTGGAGTTACGAAACGAAATAATCTGCGTCGATTTTCAAACAGGCACTACTCAGCGTTCCGCAGAATTAAAGTCAGGACTTAATCCCTCGATTTATACTGTTGACTGGTATTTAGCCGGCAATAAAGTAAGTACAGGTCCAAATTATATCGCTGCCAAAGAAGGAACTTATACCCTTCAAATCACCAAAAATACGCCCGATGTTGGTAATGACTGCGGTTACAATCCTGCTACGATTGTTGTCAAAAAATCAAGTCCCGCAGTTGCAAGCATTAACATGACCGACTCTTTTCGGGAAAATACCGATGTTACCGTAACACTGCACAATGGTTTTGGAAGCTATGAATACCAGCTTGATGACGGCAATTTTCAAACCAGCAACGTTTTTTATGATGTTGCTTCGGGAGAGCATGCTATTACCGTACGAGATGTCAAAGGAAATTGCGACGACCAGATTTTAATTATTAATGTGCTCAAATATCCTAAATTCTTCACTCCCAACAACGACGGACACAACGACACCTGGAACATTCCCGATCTCGCTTTTCAGCCCGATGCCGTGATCAATATCTTCGACCGTTACGGAAAAACCATTAAACAGATCAAACCTTCCGGAGCTGGCTGGGATGGCAACTATAATGGCGACCCGCTTCCTTCTACCGATTACTGGTTTCAGGTCTTTTACACGCTAAACGGAACACCTCAGGTTTTCAGGGCACATTTTAGTATAAAACGATAAACATTTGGGCGTGTCACCATCCCGATAGCTATCGGGAGCGTTACTTCGGTAACCTGCTCCCATCCTTCACGCGGGCACAAGAACATTTTGTAAGTTTGGGTGTTATTTTTTTATATTTGGGGAAAAGTAAAAACTTCGTGTATCCATCCATTTTGAGTAGATATGCGAATGTTTGCATCGCATATAAACGAGTTAGTAGAGATTAATACAAAGACTATGGGATTTCAATCAATTGTACACGGACGAATAATAATAAATAATAATCTTAACAGTGCTAGAGAAGTTATTCAAAACTTGGGAAATGAGGAGTGGATGTTTAGAACTGAAATGTTTGGACAAGGTATTTCAAATCCTACATACTACGAAGACCCTGTAATTTCATTCGGTGCAACATATAAGCAGATTGAATATCATTGGACTGAGTTTATTCAAAAATTTGAAAATATCTTGAGGCAAATTGATTTTGATACTGCAAAAATTCAATTGGAAACTGAAATTATGGGGACTTATAATTTCTTTTGGAAATCAAAAAAGCAAGGTAAAAATAATTATGACCAAGATGATAAACTAATTGAAGTAGATGAATGGTTTTTTGGGTTTGGAAATAGAAGCAGATGGGGAACTTTAGAAACTGATTTACTTGAAGAAGAGATTTTTACTTGGGAAGATTTTAAATATCCAATTATTGAATAACGTCTGCTAACAGCTAGAGTTTCGTTGCGGCTGCAAGCCGAACAATGAAACTCCTGTTGAAGGGAACCGGAGTACCTGCCGTCAACACTATGGAGTTATCGTAAAGTTTTGAGAGAGAGTTACAAGAGGCAACTGAGCCTCTTTTTTTTGGAGTAGATTTTCATTGGTTTTTCTCGTGTTTTCCTTCACCTTAGGACATAAGTTCCCTTACCCGTAAAATTAACTTTCACGGGGAATTGGGTTTTGGCATCCGCCAAGATACCAAGCAGGTGGGCCTCGTTGGTCAAAAACCGCTATTGGGTGCAAATTGCCCGTTTTGCAACACGGACATTTGGGCAAAAATGTTTTTTTTGCTACTTTTTCCAAGACCTTTACTTGGAGTTTTGCTTGCAAAAGCTTTAGCTTCCCACGCTTCCAAGTGCTGCTCAAAAAGCCATAATGACGAATCTTGACAAAGCGTTTGGGCAAAATATGCAACGAAAACCGACGGATAAACTCGCCGTGGGTCAATGTCATTTGCTTTTTGACTCCCGCCACTCGGTAATCCTTGTAATCGAAAGTCACGTTTTCGTTGTCAATGCTTTTGATTCGGTGGTTGCTGATGGCGATTTTATGGGTATATCTCCCCAGATACTCCACCACCGAATTGGGACTTCCAAAAGGCTTTTTGGTAAAAACTACCCAAGGCTTCTGCCATAAATGCTGCCGGATTTGCTCGTATTTTATGGGCTCTTTTGCTTTGAGTTTCTGGCAATATTTTGCCCTAAACACTTTCGATAAAGCTTTTACGGGAAACAAGAATTTGCCGTCCGTTCGGCTGTTTTTCCACTGTCCGTCTTTATCGATTCCTCCGCCAGGCACAATACAATGCAGGTGCGGATGAAGGCTCAACTGCTGTCCCCAGGTGTGCAAAACAGCAATCATTCCCAGTTGTATTTCTTTGGCTTTGCCAAATTTTTGAAGCGTTTCCCAAGTCGCTTCAAACAGGGTGTCATACACCATTTTTGGCTGATGCATTGCCAAGGAATTAATGCTGTCGGGCAAGGTAAAAACCACGTGGAAGTATGGCACTGGCAAGAGTTCTGTACTTCGGGCTTCCATCCAATCCTCTCGCTTGTTACCCTGACATTTGGGACAATGTCTGTTCCTGCAAGAGTTGTAACTAATGGTCAGATTTCCACATTCATCACACCCATCGATATGACCGCCCAAATCGGCCGTTCGACATTTTTTGATGGCAGAAAGCGTGTGCAGTTGCCAAGTATTCAAGCCGTAGTTTTCGATTTTTGAGGCAATATTTCGCAGTACATCGGCTACTTCCGGTGGCATTTCTCGAAAAGGGTATCCAGTGGACTAAAGATGCGTTGGCTCTCGAGTTGGGCAATCTGTAAATACTCCAAAGTGGTTTCTAGGTTTTGGTGTCCTAAAAGGTCTTTGAGGGTTATAATATCCATGCCATCTTCGAGTAAATGCGTGGCATAACTATGCCGAAGTGTGTGCGTGTGAACCTCTTTTTTGACACCAGATGCCTTGGCCACTTGCCTCACTACCCATTGCACGCCTCGTTGCGAATACCGATTGTCAAAATCACCTCCTGCTCCATTAGGCAAAGGTTGCCCATTAAAAAGGTAATCTTGTGGTTTTTCGGCTTCGATATATTTTTTGAGCCCTCGTATTAAATGAACCGATAAAGGAACATAGCGGTCTTTTTTGCCTTTGCCTTGCACTACTTTGAGTTGCTTTCTATCGAAATCTAAATCTTGTAATCGTACAGAACGTGCTTCCATACAACGCAATCCGCAACCATAAAGCAATCCAATAAGAATGCGATGTTTGAGTAATTTAGCCCCTTGAAGCATGCCCCAAACTTCTTCTTTACTCAAAACAACGGGTAGTTTTTTCTCGTGTTTTATGGACGGTAAACCCAAGTACTCATAAGGCAAGCCTTCTGATTTTAGAAGAAAGCGAAGACCATAAACACAATGTTTGAAATAAGTTTGTGAAGGGGTTTTGGACTTTTTCTGCTGGTAAAACAAGTAATCTTGTACTTGTTCAGGATCTAAATCCGTTGGGATTTTCCCAAAATACAATGATATAGAAGCAACATGTCGAGAATAATTATTAAAAGTACTTTGACTTCTGCCCAATACCGAAATAGTACGTTCAAAACGATTGATGAGTTCCTCAAATCCTGGAACTTCTCGTTTAGCCTGGTTGAGAATTTTGTTTTCTCTTAATTCTTCAACATTCTTTTTTTTGTAGTCATATCTTACCGAATTTAATTATATTCGTAAGGTACAAAATCACGGTAAGTGCTACCGAAGGTTTAGTTCAACAAGGTATTGTCAAAAGGGGGAAAAGTAAAAACTTCGTGTATACAGCCCAATTTTAGGTAAATAGGGTTACTTTTGTAGCCAATATACGACTTAGGCGTCGGCTCAAACTCAAAAGAAAATAAACAAATCAAAATGAAAAAAACTACTTTAATTTTATTACTATTATTCACTTTTACAAAAATTAATGCTCAATTAGTTGATGAAGAAATTAACTTTAATAATTTGACATCAACAACCGATAATGATTTAGTAAATAAATTTATCCAGCCATATCCAAATGATTATACTCAAGTTTCCGATGGAAATAATGGATACTATTTAAAAACAAATCTACAAGGAGAAGCAACCCGCCCCTTAAAACTTTGTTCCAAATTTAAAGGAATTGACACTGAATCTATGATAATATCAGTTGACTATAAAGTTGAAACTTATCCAACTGGGCCTGTGGGATTTGGTTCTAATTCTGTTGGTATATTTATAGCTAAAAACACGGGAGAATCAATATTAAGCACAACACTATCCGAAAACAGTCTATACCTTTATGGATTATCTAATCCAAATTCAACATATGTTGCTCCAGTATTTGGGGCAAATTTTACTGATGGTAAATGGTATAGATTAACATTTCAATTAACAAAAATTGCAACAAATAAATTTTCTATCTCTTCCAAAATATATGATATTGGAGTTAACGGTAATTCAAATCCTATTTTAAAAGTTACAAATACGAGAGAAGGTTTTAACTACTTTTTTAACCAAACAAATGATATTAATATTCACTTCGTTGGAGGTTGGTGGGGAAATGTTAAGTATCTTGATAATTTTAAAGTTTATGGATTTAAAAACGGAAGTAATTGCTCTAATTTATCAAACAATGATTTCCATTTAGGAAGCAACATTATCGTGTATCCAAATCCTTTTACCAACCAAATAACTATAAACAAGGAAGTTACAAAAATCAACATTTATAATTTAAACGGTCAATTAATATCAACTCATTCCGATATAAATAAAGAAATATCCGTTGAAAAATTAGCAAGTGGAACATACTTATTTGAAATATTTTCACCTGAAGGAGTCCAAATAAAAAAATTAGTAAAAAATTAATTACCTCTCTAGCTCCCCATCTGGTGCTCGTTTGTAACGAATGCCCACATAAATTAAAAGATAAAATCGTAGCGTTTGTAACGCGGTTATTAACTCAAAAGTCCATTAAAGATTATAGACAATTTATTTAAATAGCCGCGTTACAAACGCTTTGTTTAGTTTTTATAAGTAAACAGATACTCGTTACAAACGAGCACCAGATTGAGAGAAATAATACGAAACAAACATTCGCATATACACCTAAATTTGGATAGATAGGCTAATGTTTGTTTCGCATATAAATAAGTTGGTGGCAATTTTAACATCAGAATTTAATGAGACATTTAATTTTATCATTCTGCTTTCTTCTAATTTTAGCTTGTAATAAAAAGGTTGAGACTAAAAAAAGCAACACAAATGATTCTATCGTTGTCCATAACGAAGACGAAATGTATAAAGCACAAAATGGAAAGATCAAAGTCATTGATACTACTTGTATTAATGAACAAAAACGTGC encodes:
- a CDS encoding T9SS type A sorting domain-containing protein; protein product: MKKTTLILLLLFTFTKINAQLVDEEINFNNLTSTTDNDLVNKFIQPYPNDYTQVSDGNNGYYLKTNLQGEATRPLKLCSKFKGIDTESMIISVDYKVETYPTGPVGFGSNSVGIFIAKNTGESILSTTLSENSLYLYGLSNPNSTYVAPVFGANFTDGKWYRLTFQLTKIATNKFSISSKIYDIGVNGNSNPILKVTNTREGFNYFFNQTNDINIHFVGGWWGNVKYLDNFKVYGFKNGSNCSNLSNNDFHLGSNIIVYPNPFTNQITINKEVTKINIYNLNGQLISTHSDINKEISVEKLASGTYLFEIFSPEGVQIKKLVKN
- a CDS encoding tyrosine-type recombinase/integrase, with the protein product MGRSQSTFNNYSRHVASISLYFGKIPTDLDPEQVQDYLFYQQKKSKTPSQTYFKHCVYGLRFLLKSEGLPYEYLGLPSIKHEKKLPVVLSKEEVWGMLQGAKLLKHRILIGLLYGCGLRCMEARSVRLQDLDFDRKQLKVVQGKGKKDRYVPLSVHLIRGLKKYIEAEKPQDYLFNGQPLPNGAGGDFDNRYSQRGVQWVVRQVAKASGVKKEVHTHTLRHSYATHLLEDGMDIITLKDLLGHQNLETTLEYLQIAQLESQRIFSPLDTLFEKCHRK
- a CDS encoding 1-phosphofructokinase family hexose kinase → MKSFDIVTLTVNPSVDKSTHFSGLVAEQKIRCKEPQFDAGGGGINVSKAISRLRGSSLAVFTSGGPVGEMLKDLVAKEKVDFETIETETATRENFIAVDDNTNSQYRFGFTGDVLSDSEVEKLLGTISKMKPKYLVVSGSLNEGLSSDFYQKVAEIAKETNSKLIVDTSGEALKKVLETGVYLIKPNVGELAKLVGVERLETEQVDEAAKEIIAKGGAEIIVVSLGPQGAILVTKDQCEFVPAPNVAKKSTVGAGDSMVGGIVWALSLNKSLKEVIRWGVACGSAATMNEGTQLFKFEDANRLFEWLKNK
- a CDS encoding T9SS type B sorting domain-containing protein; this translates as MRFTLLLFLLFYSAISSSQGIIVDTTTLAIPELVRQELMQNACASESNFKFSSRVGIGKFTNTNPNFPITHGIIIRNGIAKHTEGSYTGLNESSRLNNNNDPDLQNISNENGQIVPITDVSYLQFDFTPLSSNFSFDFLFASNEYGEFQCGFSDVFAFILTDLTTGISKNLAVVPGTTTPVSVKNIRDQQYNSACLSANANLFDRYNVTNPTVSAINMRGETKVLKASSSVIPNRTYSIKLAIGDYNDSNYDSAVFIKGGSFITTMDLGPDRIICEGETITLQSGLVGNYDYVWTLNGAVIPGETSSTLTLNQAGTYGLTATLSGCVIKDEVVIKDLVIKSPKDLIACYNTNGVYQYNLTQNNVAALGIDPAKYAIYYFDSLTSANANGPVIPQNQLNSFTSSGNQTIYIKAVPVNNNSFFCNNVISFDLLVTPPINIVKPSDISVCNNISGRIIVDLTTQESTILNGQNPSDYKIRYYTSQAAANSATNNITDPKAFNTSTAQTPQTIWVRVENISSSVCFATVNFNINIFSLPTVDDIPDVVACNSYTLPPITSGEYYTGPNGTGAKLNSGDIITKSGAYYIFNRSAANGCTNETSFNVILIYELSFKKEACGQYTVPRVAAGGFFTATGGQGDSIPAGTIYTTSQTIYYYAQINGTVCRDEALSFVVYPLPLVDKPGNVVTCNSYTLPALTNGNYYTATGGTGTRLNAGTNITSSQTVYVFANDGRCTNQHSFKIDIIKSSAFVPITRCGNYILPAVAVGGYYTAPAGQGQNIPAGTNITTSQTVYYYANTTTSPNCTDNLKYEINIKTLPLVDTPSNRLECDRYVLPPLVNGKYFTKTNGGGTALKAGDVITTTQTIYIYAVGPECTNEHSFVVEIRKRPLVDSFTDVVTCTAFKLPVLKNGKYYTATGGLHGQGTQIPEGTLINTNQTIYIYNEWVDFTSCSNETFFRVNYNGIDVGNFADVNACDSYTLPPLLLGNYYPQPGGKGTVIPAGTVLTTSQRIYVYAVSGNRLTCTSEKNFLVSISATPVLTSTPDVTICGSYTLPPLAIGNYYSGPNATGTRYLAGQQITASQQMYIYAAAATNPNCTAQDDFYITVYPLKNLELRNEIICVDFQTGTTQRSAELKSGLNPSIYTVDWYLAGNKVSTGPNYIAAKEGTYTLQITKNTPDVGNDCGYNPATIVVKKSSPAVASINMTDSFRENTDVTVTLHNGFGSYEYQLDDGNFQTSNVFYDVASGEHAITVRDVKGNCDDQILIINVLKYPKFFTPNNDGHNDTWNIPDLAFQPDAVINIFDRYGKTIKQIKPSGAGWDGNYNGDPLPSTDYWFQVFYTLNGTPQVFRAHFSIKR
- a CDS encoding IS91 family transposase, which codes for MPPEVADVLRNIASKIENYGLNTWQLHTLSAIKKCRTADLGGHIDGCDECGNLTISYNSCRNRHCPKCQGNKREDWMEARSTELLPVPYFHVVFTLPDSINSLAMHQPKMVYDTLFEATWETLQKFGKAKEIQLGMIAVLHTWGQQLSLHPHLHCIVPGGGIDKDGQWKNSRTDGKFLFPVKALSKVFRAKYCQKLKAKEPIKYEQIRQHLWQKPWVVFTKKPFGSPNSVVEYLGRYTHKIAISNHRIKSIDNENVTFDYKDYRVAGVKKQMTLTHGEFIRRFSLHILPKRFVKIRHYGFLSSTWKRGKLKLLQAKLQVKVLEKVAKKTFLPKCPCCKTGNLHPIAVFDQRGPPAWYLGGCQNPIPRES